From a region of the Candidatus Hydrogenedentota bacterium genome:
- a CDS encoding response regulator, which translates to MTLRRPESLKRAFHLDIKAKLVLIAMATTAASLLLAAAIGYTYSRIDYRHEIVDELASDARFLAFNTAAAIEFDSPDDAAESLRALRVHPNIIGAAIYDAQGDLFATYLRDEAEAALFRRPPGSYGPFDAGANLGVAEPIIAAGARIGTIVLVSDMRQLHARTRRNLAAGAAIFLGIGLFSLLLSVRLQRFISEPVQRLADTARTISKRQDYSLRAEIRTGDELGDLAAQFNEMLDQIQRQDRALREANNLLEARVQERTSALEAAKEEAEAASRAKGEFLATMSHELRTPLNGISGMMELLADSPLTEEQRERVGLVRYSTAALVDIVNDILDFSKIEAGKLDLDARPFDLEAIVHGVGELLSVTAASKGVEVLSHFDAAAPRQVVGDAGRVRQVLNNVVGNAVKFTREGRITIRARAAGSPDSESVRFEFEVEDTGVGIPQDKLEAIFETFTQADASTTRKYGGTGLGLAITRSLVELMGGEIRVDSVPGEGSTARFSMLFGVAGECPPPRMMAPARACVICEDPVTRALCVDALRSWGVTAIALDPAVPDWSAHPGSAPDLILLHPGGGDRAIAALQAFRERDPESSPPVLALGSQANPLDRARLGKLGINAFLEAYLTPSRLFDAIAGLLDQGPVKPDTPPSTIPRHNPNPSAASTNHARVLLAEDNIVNQKVATGMLKRLGLDVEIASDGQQAVECVRERAYDLIFMDVQMPVMDGLEATARIRELPHGERVPIIAMTANAMQGDRDRCIAAGMDDYLAKPLDPRQLGRAITRQLAGRAAARREAPSFLLAIAGPEDVTGVSSAILATWPGARCATAPTGVSACIGIGSHLPDCLVLAPDLPDMDLDSLLRGLNAEERYRAVKVVLWNPECADLPAGARDLPAASNPDALSVLVAALWDGAAPPPG; encoded by the coding sequence ATGACATTGCGCCGCCCGGAATCGCTCAAACGCGCCTTCCACCTCGACATCAAGGCCAAACTCGTGCTGATCGCCATGGCGACCACCGCCGCGTCCCTCCTGCTCGCGGCCGCCATTGGCTACACGTACAGCCGGATCGATTACCGGCATGAAATCGTAGACGAGCTCGCCTCCGACGCGCGCTTTCTCGCCTTCAACACCGCCGCCGCCATCGAGTTCGACAGCCCCGATGACGCCGCGGAAAGCCTGCGCGCGCTCCGCGTTCACCCCAACATCATCGGCGCCGCCATCTACGACGCGCAAGGCGATCTATTCGCCACCTACCTGCGGGACGAAGCGGAGGCCGCCCTGTTCCGCCGCCCGCCCGGCAGCTACGGCCCCTTCGACGCCGGCGCAAACCTTGGCGTGGCGGAACCCATCATCGCCGCCGGAGCCCGGATTGGAACCATTGTGCTGGTGTCGGATATGCGCCAGCTCCATGCCCGAACCCGCCGCAATCTGGCCGCCGGCGCCGCCATCTTCCTCGGCATCGGCCTGTTTTCACTCCTCCTTTCCGTCCGGTTACAGCGCTTTATCTCCGAGCCCGTCCAGCGCCTCGCGGACACCGCGCGCACCATCTCAAAGCGCCAGGATTACTCGCTCCGCGCCGAGATCCGCACGGGAGACGAACTCGGCGATCTGGCCGCCCAGTTCAATGAGATGCTGGACCAGATACAGCGGCAGGACCGCGCCCTGCGCGAGGCGAACAACCTCCTCGAAGCGCGCGTTCAGGAGCGCACCAGCGCACTGGAAGCTGCGAAGGAGGAGGCCGAGGCCGCGTCCCGCGCAAAGGGCGAGTTCCTGGCCACCATGAGCCACGAACTGCGTACGCCCCTCAACGGCATCTCCGGGATGATGGAATTGCTCGCCGACAGCCCCCTCACCGAAGAGCAGCGCGAGCGCGTCGGCCTCGTCCGCTACTCCACCGCCGCACTGGTCGATATCGTCAACGACATCCTCGACTTCTCCAAGATCGAGGCGGGAAAGCTCGACCTCGACGCGCGCCCCTTCGACCTGGAAGCCATCGTCCACGGCGTCGGCGAACTCCTCTCCGTCACCGCCGCCAGCAAGGGCGTCGAGGTGCTCTCCCACTTCGACGCCGCCGCGCCAAGGCAGGTAGTCGGAGATGCGGGGCGCGTCCGCCAGGTCCTCAACAACGTGGTCGGCAATGCCGTCAAGTTCACCCGGGAAGGCCGCATCACCATCCGCGCACGCGCCGCCGGATCGCCGGACTCCGAATCCGTCCGCTTCGAGTTCGAAGTGGAGGATACCGGTGTCGGCATCCCCCAGGACAAGCTCGAAGCCATCTTCGAAACCTTCACCCAGGCCGACGCCTCCACCACCCGGAAATACGGCGGAACCGGGCTCGGCCTCGCCATCACACGAAGTCTCGTGGAATTGATGGGGGGCGAGATTCGCGTGGACAGCGTACCGGGGGAGGGCTCCACAGCCCGGTTCTCCATGCTGTTTGGCGTCGCGGGCGAATGCCCCCCGCCGCGCATGATGGCGCCGGCGCGCGCCTGCGTGATCTGCGAAGACCCGGTCACACGCGCGCTCTGCGTCGACGCCCTGCGGAGCTGGGGTGTCACCGCCATCGCGCTCGATCCCGCCGTGCCCGACTGGAGCGCCCACCCCGGTTCGGCGCCGGACCTGATACTGCTTCACCCCGGTGGCGGCGATCGGGCGATTGCCGCCCTGCAAGCCTTCCGCGAGCGAGATCCCGAAAGCAGCCCGCCCGTCCTGGCTCTCGGGTCGCAGGCGAACCCGCTTGACCGCGCCCGCCTCGGAAAATTGGGTATCAACGCCTTCCTGGAAGCCTACCTGACGCCCTCACGTCTGTTCGACGCCATTGCCGGCCTGCTCGACCAGGGCCCGGTGAAGCCGGATACACCCCCGTCCACAATCCCGCGCCACAATCCCAACCCATCCGCGGCTTCCACAAACCACGCGCGCGTGCTGCTCGCCGAGGACAACATCGTCAACCAGAAAGTCGCCACGGGCATGCTGAAACGGCTGGGGCTGGACGTGGAGATCGCCAGCGACGGCCAGCAGGCGGTGGAGTGTGTCCGGGAACGCGCCTACGATCTGATCTTCATGGATGTTCAGATGCCCGTCATGGACGGGCTGGAGGCCACCGCCCGAATCCGGGAACTTCCGCACGGCGAGCGCGTGCCCATCATCGCCATGACCGCCAACGCCATGCAGGGAGACCGGGACCGCTGCATCGCCGCCGGCATGGACGATTACCTGGCGAAACCGCTCGACCCCAGGCAGCTCGGCCGCGCCATCACGCGGCAGCTTGCCGGGCGGGCCGCCGCGCGAAGGGAAGCCCCCTCATTTCTCCTCGCCATCGCCGGCCCCGAGGACGTGACCGGCGTCTCCAGCGCCATTCTCGCCACCTGGCCCGGCGCGCGCTGCGCCACCGCCCCAACCGGCGTCTCCGCCTGTATCGGAATCGGGAGCCATCTTCCCGATTGCCTCG
- a CDS encoding YfiR family protein: MALLIRNPARAAALFAAIACAAWCALAPTAVAGGETGGFQEYEIKAGYLVNFPKYIDWPEDAFPDPEAPFKFGILGENPFGDVLGELLRGLELHGRPAVLVSSDDPADLHDCHVVYTALAMDAGAADAIEALRDSRALTVGEQEGFAERGGMINFVRQDAKVKFEVNLKSANRASLNLSARLLRLAVKVFR, translated from the coding sequence ATGGCGCTTCTGATCCGAAATCCCGCGCGCGCCGCCGCGCTTTTCGCCGCTATCGCCTGCGCCGCCTGGTGCGCACTTGCGCCAACCGCCGTGGCCGGCGGTGAAACCGGCGGCTTCCAGGAATACGAGATCAAGGCCGGGTACCTCGTCAACTTCCCGAAATACATCGACTGGCCGGAAGACGCCTTCCCCGATCCCGAAGCGCCCTTCAAATTCGGCATTCTCGGAGAAAACCCCTTTGGCGATGTCCTCGGAGAACTCCTCCGGGGCCTGGAACTCCACGGGCGCCCCGCCGTACTCGTCTCATCGGACGACCCGGCGGATCTTCACGATTGCCACGTCGTCTATACCGCGCTCGCCATGGACGCCGGCGCCGCCGACGCCATCGAGGCCCTCCGCGATTCCCGCGCCCTCACCGTCGGAGAACAGGAAGGCTTCGCCGAGCGCGGCGGCATGATCAACTTCGTCCGCCAGGACGCCAAAGTAAAGTTCGAAGTCAATCTCAAGAGCGCCAATCGGGCCTCGCTGAACCTGAGCGCGCGGCTGCTGAGGCTCGCCGTCAAGGTGTTCCGCTAA
- a CDS encoding TonB-dependent receptor, which translates to MHLTVSSIILARTPRPGRGPRALLLLGCLGLALAPGAATVDSSRPISRLAEMSLEDLADLEISTVSKQTERRSAAAAAIHVITRDDIRNSPALTLPELLRTVPGVHVASLDASVRSISIRGFGGRYATKLLVLVDGRSIYTPLFSGVVWEAQDIPLEDIERIEVIRGPGGSLWGANAVNGVINIITRNAANTQGGLISAGAGTEYPGFGFMRYGGKAGEHGHYRLYLRYLGQDNRAPVPGRIAADDAEYARGGARWDWDWGESQLTVIGELYGAETTQAYDVPLIPLPISDTRVEDSLYSGGSLLGRWARTAESGGKLQLQAYYDRADTNNFLLDEDRETLDLQIQYLLPARGRHEILWGGGARFYKDRTRGSQLVFYDPPVQSRSLYSAFIQDRIAFFDERLILTLGSKFEYNDFTGLEIQPSARIAWTPNNTHTLWAAISRAVRTPSVTDDSTNVAGFAIPGLILTFEGDSGFDSEELLAIEAGYRAALTQALTLDLALFHNRYQNLRTTEIGFPYLAAGPRPLHIAIPAIGRNNMDATAYGAEIDVAWQATSWWRLRATYSYLHMDLDINPESIDFVSAPMEKSEPRHQARVESWMNLGESFQINLALRYVDRLPALDIDEYVSLDAGLTWSPSDSFEIEIVGHDLLESRRLEYDSSFVNTAPTQAQRGVYGKVTWRF; encoded by the coding sequence ATGCATCTGACGGTGAGCAGCATCATACTTGCAAGAACGCCCCGCCCGGGGCGCGGCCCGCGCGCGCTGCTCCTGCTCGGTTGTCTGGGGCTCGCGCTCGCCCCGGGCGCCGCAACCGTCGATTCCTCCCGCCCCATCTCGCGGCTCGCCGAGATGAGCCTGGAAGACCTCGCCGACCTCGAAATATCCACCGTCTCCAAGCAAACCGAGCGCCGCTCCGCCGCCGCCGCCGCCATCCACGTCATCACCAGAGACGATATCCGAAACTCCCCCGCGCTAACGCTTCCCGAGCTGCTGCGCACCGTCCCCGGCGTACACGTCGCCAGCCTGGACGCCAGCGTCCGATCCATCTCCATCCGCGGCTTCGGAGGCCGCTACGCCACAAAGCTCCTCGTCCTCGTGGATGGGCGCAGCATCTACACCCCACTCTTCTCGGGCGTCGTATGGGAAGCGCAGGACATTCCGCTCGAAGATATCGAGCGCATTGAGGTTATTCGCGGCCCCGGCGGTTCCCTCTGGGGGGCCAACGCCGTGAACGGCGTCATCAACATCATCACGCGCAACGCCGCCAACACCCAGGGGGGCCTTATCAGCGCCGGCGCCGGTACGGAATACCCCGGCTTCGGTTTCATGCGATACGGCGGCAAGGCCGGCGAACACGGCCACTACCGCCTCTACCTGCGCTATCTCGGGCAGGACAACCGCGCGCCGGTCCCGGGGCGCATCGCGGCCGATGACGCGGAATACGCGCGCGGCGGCGCCCGATGGGATTGGGACTGGGGCGAATCGCAACTCACCGTCATTGGCGAGTTGTACGGAGCCGAAACGACCCAGGCCTACGATGTCCCCCTCATTCCACTCCCCATTTCGGATACGCGGGTCGAGGACTCCCTCTATTCCGGCGGCAGCCTGCTCGGGCGCTGGGCGCGCACCGCGGAAAGCGGCGGAAAGCTACAACTCCAGGCCTACTATGATCGGGCGGACACCAACAACTTTCTGCTGGACGAAGACCGCGAAACGCTCGATCTTCAGATCCAGTACCTCCTGCCCGCGCGAGGGCGTCACGAAATCCTGTGGGGCGGCGGCGCCCGGTTCTACAAGGACCGCACCCGCGGCTCGCAACTTGTGTTCTACGACCCGCCCGTGCAGTCACGGAGCCTCTACAGCGCGTTTATACAGGACCGGATCGCATTCTTCGACGAACGGCTGATCCTGACGCTCGGTTCCAAGTTTGAATACAACGACTTTACCGGCCTAGAGATTCAGCCCAGCGCGCGCATCGCCTGGACGCCAAACAATACGCATACCCTTTGGGCCGCCATATCCCGCGCCGTGCGAACGCCCTCGGTGACCGATGACTCCACAAACGTCGCCGGTTTCGCAATCCCAGGGCTTATCCTCACCTTTGAGGGCGACTCGGGCTTCGATTCCGAGGAACTCCTCGCCATCGAGGCCGGCTACCGCGCCGCGCTGACACAGGCTCTCACGCTCGACCTGGCCCTCTTTCACAACCGATACCAGAACCTCCGAACCACCGAAATCGGATTCCCCTACCTGGCCGCCGGCCCGCGCCCGCTCCACATCGCCATTCCGGCCATCGGCCGCAACAACATGGACGCCACCGCCTATGGCGCGGAAATCGACGTGGCCTGGCAGGCGACGTCCTGGTGGCGCCTGCGCGCAACCTATTCCTATCTCCATATGGACCTCGACATCAACCCCGAAAGCATCGATTTCGTCTCCGCGCCGATGGAGAAAAGCGAGCCGCGACACCAGGCCCGCGTCGAAAGTTGGATGAATCTCGGCGAATCCTTCCAGATCAATCTCGCGCTCCGCTACGTGGACCGCCTGCCCGCGCTCGACATCGACGAATACGTAAGCCTGGACGCCGGGCTGACGTGGAGCCCGTCGGACTCCTTCGAGATTGAGATTGTGGGGCACGACCTGCTGGAATCCCGCCGCCTCGAATATGACTCCTCCTTTGTTAATACAGCCCCGACACAAGCGCAGCGCGGTGTCTACGGAAAGGTGACATGGCGCTTCTGA
- a CDS encoding TonB-dependent receptor, whose product MAQWRRCLRRWMPALIACALACASSAGAGAPETPPRGVSRLAEMSLEELADLEISSVSKRAEPRTGAAAAIFVITQEDIRRSTAVTLPDLLRSVPGLHVASLDANKRSVSARGFSGRYANALLVLIDGRSIYNPLFSGTEWESYDLMLENIDRIEVIRGPGSALWGANAVNGVINIVTKPASDTQGGLLSLGAGTEYRGFGAFRYGAAAGEHGHYRLYLRLLDRDDAVFERGDRAADDALNARGGGRWDWAWDDDRFTLIANLNRSITGQTFEVTSRRVPLPQFRDDDTRVTGADVLGRWTRAYSGGAELRVQAYYDHWHSTGFELDETRDTLDLEIQYRMAALGRHEFMFGGGFRYYDDRTGGSLTTSFSPADQRKRLFSAFIQDRIALAGDALTLTLGAKFEHNDFTGLEIQPSARLAWTPNDRHTLWAAVSRAVRTPSLAEEAARVQALEFPGVTAALYGNRDYDSENLLAFEAGYRVRPAEKLQLDLAVFYNRYENLRSLELGLPFVEVYPLPIHIAIPFHARNNHDAETYGVELAADWRPAGWWRLRAHYSLLRISHDLNARTLDPVSGSVSGSYPRHQAYLASYMNLGHNVDLDAALRYASGLPALAVEEYITLDIRLAWRPHQDFELAIVGHDLLDARHTEFDATFINTVPTQVQRGVYGKLTWRF is encoded by the coding sequence ATGGCGCAGTGGAGACGTTGCCTCCGCCGGTGGATGCCGGCGCTGATCGCGTGTGCGCTGGCCTGCGCTTCCTCCGCCGGCGCCGGCGCGCCCGAAACGCCCCCCCGCGGCGTCTCCAGGCTCGCCGAGATGAGCCTCGAAGAACTGGCGGATCTAGAGATCTCCTCCGTCTCAAAGCGCGCCGAGCCGCGCACCGGCGCGGCCGCCGCCATCTTCGTCATTACGCAAGAAGATATCCGGCGCTCCACCGCCGTGACGCTCCCCGACCTCCTGCGCTCAGTCCCGGGCTTGCACGTCGCCAGCCTCGACGCCAACAAACGCTCGGTCTCTGCCCGCGGCTTCAGCGGGCGCTACGCCAACGCGCTGCTCGTTCTGATCGACGGGCGCAGCATATACAACCCCCTGTTCTCCGGTACCGAATGGGAATCCTACGACCTGATGCTGGAGAATATCGATCGCATTGAGGTCATCCGCGGTCCCGGAAGCGCACTGTGGGGGGCCAACGCGGTCAACGGCGTCATCAATATCGTCACCAAACCCGCCTCGGACACCCAGGGCGGACTGCTCAGCCTGGGCGCCGGCACGGAGTACCGCGGCTTCGGCGCCTTCCGCTACGGGGCCGCCGCCGGCGAACACGGCCACTACCGCCTCTATCTCCGCCTCCTGGATCGCGATGACGCCGTTTTCGAGCGCGGCGATCGCGCTGCCGACGACGCCTTGAACGCGCGCGGCGGCGGGCGCTGGGACTGGGCATGGGACGACGACCGCTTCACCCTCATCGCCAATCTCAACCGCTCCATCACGGGCCAGACCTTCGAAGTCACCTCCCGGCGCGTTCCCCTGCCCCAATTCCGCGACGACGACACCCGGGTGACCGGCGCGGACGTTCTCGGGCGCTGGACGCGCGCCTACAGCGGGGGAGCCGAGCTCCGGGTCCAGGCCTACTACGATCACTGGCATTCCACAGGATTCGAGCTGGACGAGACCCGCGACACCCTCGACCTGGAGATCCAGTATCGCATGGCCGCGCTGGGACGCCACGAGTTCATGTTCGGCGGCGGCTTCCGCTACTACGATGATCGCACGGGCGGATCGCTTACCACTTCCTTCTCTCCCGCCGATCAGCGAAAGCGCCTGTTCAGCGCCTTCATTCAGGATCGCATCGCGCTCGCCGGCGACGCCCTCACGCTCACCCTCGGCGCAAAATTCGAGCACAATGACTTCACCGGCCTCGAAATTCAGCCCAGCGCGCGCCTCGCCTGGACCCCCAACGACCGCCACACCCTCTGGGCCGCCGTTTCGCGCGCCGTGCGCACCCCCTCGCTCGCCGAGGAAGCCGCCCGCGTGCAGGCGCTGGAGTTTCCCGGCGTCACCGCCGCGCTCTATGGCAATCGCGACTACGATTCGGAAAATCTCCTGGCCTTCGAAGCCGGTTACCGCGTGCGGCCCGCCGAAAAGCTCCAGTTGGATCTCGCGGTCTTCTACAACCGCTACGAAAACCTCCGCTCCCTCGAACTCGGGCTGCCCTTTGTCGAGGTCTACCCCCTCCCGATTCACATCGCCATCCCATTCCACGCGCGGAATAACCACGACGCCGAGACCTACGGCGTCGAGCTCGCCGCCGACTGGCGGCCCGCCGGCTGGTGGCGCCTGCGGGCCCACTATTCCCTCCTCCGGATAAGCCACGACCTGAACGCCCGGACGCTGGACCCAGTCTCCGGATCGGTATCCGGCAGCTACCCGCGCCACCAGGCCTACCTGGCGAGCTACATGAACCTCGGACACAACGTCGATCTCGACGCCGCCCTCCGCTACGCGAGCGGCTTGCCCGCCCTCGCTGTCGAGGAATACATCACGCTCGACATCCGGCTCGCCTGGAGGCCACACCAGGATTTCGAACTCGCCATCGTGGGGCACGACTTGCTCGACGCAAGACATACCGAATTCGACGCCACGTTCATCAACACCGTACCCACCCAGGTCCAGCGCGGCGTATATGGAAAACTGACGTGGCGATTCTGA
- a CDS encoding DUF1559 domain-containing protein produces MRTTLKVKRGAARGDRGFTLIELLVVIAIIGILAAILLPALARAREAARRASCANNLKQMGLVFKMYASESRGEKFPAMADGFSYEARDLNPLDPAVPPDYSNYRAPVNGECFYNNPFEPTPGAGGQGAVAFTMDSPAVYPDYLTDPATLLCPSDSNLTSAADGTSGLWYNQEVLAATGEAQWDPCAFTPESYIYMAWVFTDDPGRDYLAPGANPNDSSVNAANIVGNFVSLDFITAFTTQTVTVALGFGDYDTDISGGSVRVPRVREGVERFLITDINNAGASVRAQSQVAVMYDFTSTVPSDFNHIPGGSNVLYMDGHVAFVKYPGPFPLSRVYTTFVSLF; encoded by the coding sequence ATGAGAACAACCTTGAAGGTAAAACGTGGGGCGGCACGGGGGGATCGGGGTTTTACCTTGATCGAGCTGCTGGTGGTTATAGCGATCATCGGTATCCTTGCGGCGATTCTGCTGCCGGCGCTTGCGCGGGCGCGGGAGGCGGCGCGGCGGGCGAGCTGCGCGAACAACCTGAAGCAGATGGGCCTGGTGTTCAAGATGTACGCGAGCGAATCGCGCGGGGAGAAGTTCCCGGCGATGGCGGACGGTTTTTCCTACGAGGCGCGGGATCTGAACCCGCTCGACCCCGCCGTTCCACCGGACTACAGCAATTACCGCGCGCCGGTGAACGGCGAGTGTTTTTACAACAACCCGTTCGAGCCGACGCCCGGCGCGGGGGGGCAGGGGGCGGTGGCGTTTACGATGGATTCACCGGCGGTGTACCCGGATTATCTCACGGATCCCGCGACGCTGCTGTGCCCATCGGATTCGAATCTGACCTCGGCGGCGGACGGGACCAGCGGCCTCTGGTACAACCAGGAGGTACTCGCGGCCACCGGGGAGGCGCAGTGGGATCCGTGCGCGTTTACACCCGAGTCGTACATCTACATGGCCTGGGTATTTACGGACGATCCTGGGCGGGACTATCTGGCTCCGGGCGCGAATCCCAATGACAGCAGCGTCAACGCGGCCAATATTGTGGGGAATTTTGTGAGTCTGGACTTTATCACGGCGTTCACGACGCAGACCGTGACGGTGGCCCTGGGATTTGGGGACTACGACACGGATATTTCCGGCGGTTCGGTGCGCGTCCCGCGCGTGCGCGAGGGGGTGGAGCGCTTTTTGATCACGGACATCAACAATGCCGGGGCAAGCGTCCGCGCGCAGAGCCAGGTCGCGGTGATGTATGACTTCACGAGCACGGTCCCCTCGGACTTCAATCACATTCCGGGCGGATCGAATGTGCTGTATATGGACGGGCACGTGGCCTTCGTGAAATACCCGGGACCGTTCCCGCTGTCGAGGGTATACACGACCTTCGTGTCACTTTTCTAA